One Campylobacter lari DNA segment encodes these proteins:
- the glmU gene encoding bifunctional UDP-N-acetylglucosamine diphosphorylase/glucosamine-1-phosphate N-acetyltransferase GlmU encodes MKISVLILAAGLGTRMKSQNPKVLQKICSKAMILHILKQAYKISDDVCVVLSHQKEKVEQVVLEHFPNTRFLEQDLQNFPGTAGALRGYESKHEKVLILCGDMPLVKADDLEKIALNESDFNVAVFEVKDPKSYGRIVLKENKIQKIVETKDASKEELAINICNSGVYAIKAQIIKEVLPLIKNDNKAKEYYLTDAVYLAKEKGYEIDAVFVNEQDFMGVNDKIELCLAQDLMQEAIKKEWMKQGVIFHMPATTFISDEVEFVGECEVYENVRIEGKSKIINSIIKSSSVIEDSIVENSDVGPLAHLRPKCQLKNTHIGNFVECKNALLNGVKAGHLSYLGDCEIDEGTNIGCGTITCNYDGVKKHKTKIGKNVFVGSDTQFIAPVEIKDEVIIAAGSTVCKDVEKGSLYINRAKTQIIEDFYYKKLGKK; translated from the coding sequence CAAGCATATAAAATTAGTGATGATGTATGTGTGGTGCTTTCTCATCAAAAAGAAAAGGTTGAACAAGTTGTTTTAGAGCATTTTCCAAATACACGTTTTTTGGAACAAGACTTGCAAAATTTTCCAGGTACTGCAGGGGCTTTAAGGGGCTATGAGAGTAAGCATGAAAAAGTATTGATTTTATGTGGCGATATGCCTTTGGTTAAGGCAGATGATTTAGAAAAAATAGCTTTAAATGAGAGTGATTTTAACGTGGCAGTTTTTGAAGTAAAAGATCCAAAAAGTTATGGAAGAATAGTATTAAAAGAAAATAAAATTCAAAAAATAGTAGAAACAAAAGATGCAAGCAAAGAAGAACTTGCTATAAACATTTGCAATAGCGGTGTTTATGCTATAAAAGCACAAATTATAAAAGAAGTATTGCCTTTGATAAAAAATGATAATAAAGCTAAAGAGTATTATTTAACCGATGCGGTTTATTTAGCAAAAGAAAAGGGCTATGAAATCGATGCAGTGTTTGTAAATGAACAAGATTTTATGGGGGTAAATGATAAAATTGAGCTTTGTCTAGCTCAAGATCTTATGCAAGAAGCTATTAAAAAAGAATGGATGAAGCAAGGAGTGATTTTTCATATGCCTGCGACGACTTTTATTTCAGATGAAGTTGAGTTTGTAGGCGAGTGTGAAGTGTATGAAAATGTGCGTATAGAAGGAAAATCAAAAATCATTAATTCTATCATTAAAAGTTCAAGTGTGATTGAAGATAGTATAGTAGAAAATAGCGATGTAGGGCCTTTAGCGCATTTGCGTCCAAAATGTCAGCTCAAAAATACCCATATAGGAAATTTTGTAGAATGTAAAAATGCTTTATTGAATGGAGTTAAAGCAGGGCATTTGAGTTATTTAGGGGATTGTGAAATAGATGAGGGAACTAATATAGGTTGTGGTACTATCACTTGTAATTATGATGGGGTTAAAAAACATAAAACTAAAATAGGTAAAAATGTTTTTGTGGGTTCAGATACGCAGTTTATTGCTCCGGTTGAGATAAAAGATGAGGTAATCATCGCAGCAGGAAGCACCGTGTGTAAGGATGTAGAAAAAGGTTCTTTGTATATTAATAGAGCAAAGACGCAAATTATAGAAGATTTTTACTATAAAAAACTAGGTAAAAAATGA